The Helicobacter pylori genome includes a window with the following:
- a CDS encoding Plug domain-containing protein produces the protein MKTIFSLFFLLIILKAHPINPLLEPLYFPSYAQFLNLEPHFIVKKKRAYRPFQWGNTIIIKRHDLEERQSNQPSDIFRQNAEINVSSQTFLRGMSSNFSRIVIDSAVQ, from the coding sequence AAAACGATCTTTAGCCTCTTTTTCCTCCTTATTATTTTAAAAGCACACCCCATAAACCCTTTATTAGAGCCGTTATATTTCCCGAGTTACGCGCAATTTTTAAATTTAGAACCTCATTTTATCGTTAAAAAAAAGCGCGCTTATAGACCCTTTCAATGGGGGAATACCATTATCATTAAACGCCATGACTTAGAAGAACGCCAAAGCAACCAGCCAAGCGATATTTTCCGCCAAAACGCTGAAATCAATGTGTCTTCTCAAACTTTTTTAAGAGGCATGAGCAGTAATTTTTCACGGATAGTGATCGATTCAGCCGTTCAGTAA